One Patescibacteria group bacterium DNA window includes the following coding sequences:
- a CDS encoding nucleotidyl transferase AbiEii/AbiGii toxin family protein yields the protein MSQFCEHGVLGGGTALALQIGHRKSYDFDVFLSKTLSKGFVYKVKKVFGNFELIAQTGDEFSFTAMPQNVKVSFIYYPYRNLYEKIKTPHLDIFSWKDIALDKAHTVGRRGEWRDYVDLYFIIRKGLSLSEIIELSKKKFGDSFSEKLFLSQLIYFEDIQDFTMELTADKPSRKDIKSFLEKEVKKLRFR from the coding sequence TTGAGTCAATTTTGTGAGCACGGAGTTCTTGGAGGAGGCACTGCTTTAGCTCTCCAGATTGGTCATAGAAAATCATATGATTTTGATGTCTTTTTATCCAAAACGCTTTCTAAGGGATTTGTTTATAAAGTAAAAAAGGTTTTTGGAAATTTTGAACTTATAGCTCAGACCGGTGATGAATTCAGCTTCACAGCGATGCCTCAAAATGTAAAAGTTAGCTTTATCTATTATCCATATCGCAATCTCTACGAAAAAATTAAAACTCCTCATTTAGATATTTTTTCTTGGAAGGATATTGCTTTAGATAAAGCTCATACTGTCGGCAGAAGGGGCGAGTGGCGCGACTATGTTGATTTATATTTTATTATCAGGAAAGGCCTTTCTTTGTCTGAGATTATTGAACTTAGTAAAAAGAAATTTGGCGACTCCTTTTCTGAAAAATTATTTTTATCTCAACTCATCTATTTTGAAGATATACAAGATTTTACAATGGAGCTTACGGCAGACAAGCCCTCTCGCAAAGATATTAAAAGTTTTTTAGAAAAAGAAGTTAAGAAATTGCGATTTAGATGA